In the genome of Paenibacillus sp. GP183, the window TTTTTTCGATATTCATGCGCTGCAGCACCATGTTCAACAATCCGTTATAGTTGATAATGCTTTTCCATATAAATCCGACTGCCACCGGACTAAGCAGCAAAGGAAAGAAGAAAACGGAGCGGTAAAAGTTGGTTAGCTTCCCCTTTTTGTTAAGAAGCACTGCGAATAAAATGCCGAACGCATTCACGATGATGGTTGAAATGACGGTGATGAAAAGTGTGACGTATAACGCCCGGTGAAATTGTTTGTCTGAAAGGCCCTTGACAAAATTGTCAAAGCCGACGAAATTCATCTTGCTATTAATACCGTTCCAATCGAAAAAAGCATAATAAAAACAAAGGATTATCGGAATGAGCATAAAACAAACATAGATCAATAGTCCGGGAACATACATGAGTGAATAGCTCCGTAAGTCATTTCCTTTCATATCTGCACTCCTCTATTCGACATAACAGCAAAGGTACATGGGAGCCATGTACCTTTGCCGAAATACTTATCGTGTATGGCTTTATTTTTTATGTGACTCCCAGTACGCATCGAGGGAAGCCATTTGATCTTTAACCGCCGCGTTGCCAAGCAGTAACGTTTGAGCCACTTTGTTGTACTGATCCTGGATGCCGGATACTGGCACGCTTCCGACCTGATTATTATAGTGGCCGACCATTTTCCCCACGCCCGCCATCATGCCTGCCAATTCTTTTTGCAGCGGAGACATATCGTAAGTAATCGGTGTCTTCAGATTGGAGATAAGAGCGTCCGCCTTCAAGAACTCCTTGCCTACCTCCGGATCGAGCATCATGAATTTGGCAAATTTGATCGCAGCATCAGCTTGCTTGGACGTTTTGGATACGGCGAACAGGCCCTCGTTGTCGCTCCCTACCATAAATACTTTGCCGTCTTTCGTCGGAATCGGGAACACGCCCACTTCAAAATCCTTTTTCGCCTTCGCCTCGGCAGCCGTAAACCATACCCCCATCGGATACATCGCTCCATTGCCTTTGAGGAACTCCTGCTCCACATCGGTGTATCCGATGCTTAATGCCCCTTTGTTGAAGTAACCTTTCTTCACCAAGCCGTCGAAGTAATTGGCAGCCTCGATCCAGTTCGGGTCCGTGAATTTCACTTTGCCGTCGTAACGGTCCGTATACCACTTCTGGTTGTCTTTGTATATGGTCGGAGAGGCCATCGCTGAAAACGCAAAACCTGCCGTCCAATCTCCGGCCGTGAGAATCGGCGTGAAGCCTTTAGCCTTCAATTTGGCGCTGGCATCCTCCAATTCGGTCCATGTCTTGGGAATGTTGGTGATACCGGCATCGGCAAACATCTTTTTGTTATAAAACATCAACGACTGCGGCTGGCGCACGGCGGA includes:
- a CDS encoding extracellular solute-binding protein, translating into MNKLLKPLFTVTLGLTVFTAGCGSSKNPGSTTQGNQNAGKQAVEITYQSWITPNLTAAFYDNAIKKFQEKNPGIKVKRIEPPANEGSPDNYLKTLLAAGDFPDVVQNATIKLFFDADALHEIPIDADIKQINNYDSSMINGKLYNISAVRQPQSLMFYNKKMFADAGITNIPKTWTELEDASAKLKAKGFTPILTAGDWTAGFAFSAMASPTIYKDNQKWYTDRYDGKVKFTDPNWIEAANYFDGLVKKGYFNKGALSIGYTDVEQEFLKGNGAMYPMGVWFTAAEAKAKKDFEVGVFPIPTKDGKVFMVGSDNEGLFAVSKTSKQADAAIKFAKFMMLDPEVGKEFLKADALISNLKTPITYDMSPLQKELAGMMAGVGKMVGHYNNQVGSVPVSGIQDQYNKVAQTLLLGNAAVKDQMASLDAYWESHKK
- a CDS encoding sugar ABC transporter permease — translated: MKGNDLRSYSLMYVPGLLIYVCFMLIPIILCFYYAFFDWNGINSKMNFVGFDNFVKGLSDKQFHRALYVTLFITVISTIIVNAFGILFAVLLNKKGKLTNFYRSVFFFPLLLSPVAVGFIWKSIINYNGLLNMVLQRMNIEKIQFLGDPQWSVLTIAGIAIWQSTGFIIVIYLAGLQTIPKELYDAASIDGASRLSQFNNITFPLLAPSFTMGIVFMFTGMMREYDRIAVLTQQQDLRKRSPIRS